The genomic segment CGGAGACGAACAGCGTACAGCGCGTACCGGGGCCATTGATGACGTCCACCGGGTAGTACTGATGGTAATTCATCGTCCCTTAACCCAGCTCGCCGGTCGAGAGATGCTTGACGCGCCGTTTGACTTCCTCCTGTTTACCGGCGTTAAACGGCCGCACATCCAGGCTGCCCAGATAACCGCAGACTCGTCGGGTCACCGACACGCGCGCCGGGTTATGGTTGCCGCATTTCGGGCAGGTAAAGCCCTTACTGGTGCAGGCGAATTCGCCGGTAAAACCGCACTCGTAGCACTCATCGATAGGGGTATTGGTACCGTAGTAAGGCACGCGGTGATAGCTGTAGTCCCAGACATCTTCCAGCGCGCGCAGGTTGTGTTGCAGATTAGGGTACTCGCCGTAACAGATAAAGCCGCCGCTCGCCAGCGGAGGATAGGGCGCCTCGAAATCCAACTTGTCATAGGGATTCACTTTCTTTTCCACGTCCAGATGGAAACTGTTGGTGTAATACCTTTTATCGGTGACGCCGTCGATAATACCGAACTCGGCGGCGTCCAGGCGGCAAAAACGGTCGCACAGGTTTTCGCTCGGCGTACTGTAGAGGCTGAAACCATAACCGGTTTCTTTCTTCCAACGTTCGGTCGCCGCCTGCAACCGTGCGACGATCGCCAGCGCTTTCTCCCGCAGCTCGACTGTGGGGTGGCAAGCATTTCTGGACTCTCTAGGGGAACGATGGATTAGCCGGAAGCCCTTTACTGGCGCGGCTTACAGTGATTTTATTGATTCTGGACTCGTCGCAAAAAAATGAGCGGAAAATGATTTTTTTGCACTATATTCTGGACTGGGTTGATTGTAATTTGGGTAAGTTTGAAAGCCGTTTAAAAATTCTCTTATTAACAATTGTGTTACTAAATATAAACAAGAAATTTATAGTTTTTTAAACGGCCCTTTTGCGTTCGTGCGTTCGCTTGCTAGGCTATCTTCTGATGCTACTTCACCAACCTCACTAGTCCCCTTTTTGATTTGGTCATAGAGCCGCATTAGACGCTCTTTTTCTTCAGGAGGCAGCTGTAAGATTTTTATGTTCATATCATCACTTAGGCTAAGAAGTGATGCTATTCCCCTAGCGTAGATGACGGTAAGCAGTTCCTCTCTCTGCTCCTGACTTACTCGTGATAATACCGAAAGAAACTCTCCCGTAACGGAGTCGCACGAATGTACGACACCTCCTGTTTTATTCATGCGGTCACCGTATCCACTCTCCTTTCCTGTTGCTAACCAATTAATAGTACAATTACAAGTATTAGCAAGCAAAGAGAGGCGTTCAAGCGTGGGGTAGGACTCTCCTTTTAAATACTTCCTTATGACGGCTTCAGACATGCCGGATTTTTTGGCCAATAGGCTATTGCTAAGGGATCCAGCTTTTTCCATGGCTTCTTTCAGGCGCTCGGGAAAACGGATTATTCCCGACTCTGTAAAAATCCGTTCACGGATTTTTGTATTCGTCGCGGATTTTTGGTCGTAATCAAATGAATTCATTATGATTTCTCTTATCAGGCTGCACTAGAATAAATCGTGCGAATAATCCGCACTATTGTGTTGGTTTTGGATTTTTATGCGCGCATATTTATACGAGATGATAATCACATCTGATTATCGCCTTTGATAAACTTTAGAGGATCACACAATGCAGTTGCCGAGACAAGACATGACCAGCTTGTTCGTTGATATGGGGCATGACTGGTCTAGTAAAGCGATCATCACGGCATTGGATAAGAAAGGCGTCAGTTTACGTACACTGGAGCAGGAGCTAGGTTTGCGTGCAAACTCAATTCGCAATGTTTTCTATAGAAG from the Candidatus Sodalis pierantonius str. SOPE genome contains:
- a CDS encoding helix-turn-helix domain-containing protein — encoded protein: MNSFDYDQKSATNTKIRERIFTESGIIRFPERLKEAMEKAGSLSNSLLAKKSGMSEAVIRKYLKGESYPTLERLSLLANTCNCTINWLATGKESGYGDRMNKTGGVVHSCDSVTGEFLSVLSRVSQEQREELLTVIYARGIASLLSLSDDMNIKILQLPPEEKERLMRLYDQIKKGTSEVGEVASEDSLASERTNAKGPFKKL
- a CDS encoding helix-turn-helix domain-containing protein, with amino-acid sequence MTSLFVDMGHDWSSKAIITALDKKGVSLRTLEQELGLRANSIRNVFYRRVNCYQEAIAQAIGVNPAVIWPSRYHREKHKSA